In Rhizobium sp. N324, a single genomic region encodes these proteins:
- a CDS encoding type I secretion system permease/ATPase yields the protein MNQISKQIFAAGSVLDLKSGNIPAAAPSEAKRTNLCLSAIDEAVENLRRLSGNSASSPSPSSDRSKETAGVATSDAMARAAIVQMPLLQKAVTPEASPVAVTMAEPAPPAAVLQGPMPAQPVATKPAEAKPIEAAQPTVEARTPEKPAETELKSNPAAPFGKTIDGDRGPISENDRRLRSGDGGNGKNSDPGGGGGGGGGSGGGFHKRSEPVNFAASLSRGMAAVRRNMAVVMMFTIAINVLLLAIPLYLFQISDRVLTSRSIDTLVMLSIAVLGAVLLQAFMDSVRRFILMRTAVELEVQLGAPILSAAARASLHGSGKDYQTLQDLQLLRGFLTSGTLIAFLDAPLMPFFVVVVYFVHPHLGIIILTCCAVLFLIAYLNQKFTARQFAESNGYLSRANFHLDSMSRNSQIINAMAMIPEAVKMWGRETAGSLKSQVEAQDRNIIFSGISKACRMITQVTLLGWGAHLSLSGELTGGMVIASSIISGRALAPIEGAIEGWHQFNRSAAAYSRIKSLLLNSPLNFPRLRLPNPEGRLDVERILFVPPPQKKVILNGISFSLRKGESLAIIGNSGSGKTTLGKMLVGSIVPTSGNVRLDLMDLRNWDQRQFGESIGYLPQDVQLFPGTIKANICRMRDDVEDRQIYEAAVLADVHELIAGFPQGYETIVAADGAPLSGGQKQRIALARAFFGNPKFVVLDEPNSNLDTQGEAALAKALIHAKKQGITTVTITQRPALLQCVDKILVLKEGTVAMFGERIEVLQALSKNNCNSGQQTPRIEG from the coding sequence ATGAACCAGATTTCCAAACAGATCTTCGCAGCCGGCAGCGTCCTTGATCTCAAGTCCGGCAATATTCCCGCCGCTGCGCCTTCGGAGGCCAAAAGGACCAATCTCTGCCTCTCTGCGATCGATGAGGCGGTCGAGAACCTTCGCCGGCTCAGCGGCAACAGCGCTTCGTCTCCATCGCCATCTTCCGATCGCAGCAAGGAGACGGCCGGCGTTGCAACGAGCGACGCTATGGCGCGCGCAGCCATCGTGCAGATGCCTCTCCTGCAAAAAGCGGTGACGCCGGAAGCCTCGCCGGTCGCCGTCACCATGGCAGAACCGGCGCCTCCTGCGGCGGTGCTGCAGGGCCCGATGCCGGCACAACCGGTGGCAACAAAACCGGCAGAAGCAAAACCGATCGAAGCGGCCCAGCCAACGGTCGAAGCGCGGACGCCCGAAAAGCCGGCGGAAACCGAGCTCAAATCGAACCCGGCGGCGCCCTTCGGCAAAACCATCGATGGCGACAGGGGGCCGATCAGCGAGAACGACAGGCGGCTACGCAGCGGCGACGGTGGCAATGGTAAGAATTCCGATCCCGGGGGCGGCGGGGGCGGGGGCGGGGGAAGCGGCGGCGGATTTCACAAGCGCAGCGAGCCTGTGAATTTCGCCGCCAGCCTCTCGCGCGGCATGGCCGCGGTCCGCCGCAATATGGCGGTCGTCATGATGTTCACGATCGCCATCAACGTGCTTCTGCTGGCGATCCCGCTCTATCTCTTCCAGATATCCGATCGGGTACTGACCAGCCGCTCGATCGACACGCTCGTCATGCTCTCGATCGCCGTGCTCGGCGCCGTGCTGCTGCAGGCCTTCATGGATTCGGTGCGGCGCTTCATCCTGATGCGCACCGCAGTGGAACTCGAAGTGCAGCTCGGCGCGCCGATCCTCAGCGCTGCGGCGCGGGCATCGCTGCATGGCAGCGGCAAGGACTATCAGACGCTGCAGGACCTGCAACTGCTGCGCGGCTTCCTGACGTCAGGCACGCTGATCGCGTTTCTCGACGCACCGCTGATGCCGTTCTTCGTCGTCGTCGTCTATTTCGTGCATCCGCATCTCGGCATCATCATCCTGACCTGCTGCGCGGTGCTTTTCCTGATCGCCTATCTGAACCAGAAATTCACCGCCCGCCAATTTGCCGAATCCAACGGCTATCTCAGCCGGGCGAATTTCCACCTCGATTCCATGTCGCGCAATTCGCAGATCATCAACGCGATGGCGATGATCCCCGAGGCCGTGAAGATGTGGGGCCGCGAGACGGCGGGCTCGCTGAAATCGCAGGTCGAGGCACAGGACCGCAATATCATCTTCTCCGGCATATCGAAGGCCTGCCGCATGATCACCCAGGTCACCCTGCTCGGCTGGGGCGCGCATCTGTCGCTCTCCGGCGAGCTGACCGGCGGCATGGTGATCGCGTCGTCAATCATCTCGGGACGGGCGCTGGCACCGATCGAAGGCGCCATCGAAGGCTGGCACCAGTTCAACCGGTCGGCCGCCGCCTATTCCAGGATCAAGAGCTTGCTCTTGAATTCGCCGTTGAACTTCCCGCGTCTGCGGCTTCCCAACCCCGAAGGCCGGCTCGATGTCGAACGCATTCTCTTCGTGCCGCCGCCGCAGAAGAAGGTCATTCTCAACGGCATCTCCTTCTCGCTCAGGAAGGGGGAATCGCTGGCGATCATCGGCAATTCCGGGTCCGGCAAGACGACGCTTGGCAAAATGCTTGTCGGCTCGATCGTGCCCACATCGGGCAATGTGCGCCTCGACCTGATGGATCTGCGCAATTGGGACCAGCGCCAGTTCGGCGAGAGCATCGGCTATCTGCCGCAGGACGTGCAGCTCTTTCCCGGCACGATCAAGGCCAATATCTGCCGCATGCGCGACGATGTCGAGGATCGCCAGATCTACGAGGCCGCGGTGCTGGCCGACGTGCATGAACTCATCGCCGGCTTTCCACAGGGCTACGAAACCATCGTGGCGGCCGACGGCGCTCCGCTGTCGGGCGGCCAGAAGCAGCGTATCGCGTTGGCCCGCGCCTTCTTCGGCAATCCCAAATTCGTGGTCCTCGACGAGCCGAATTCGAACCTCGATACCCAGGGTGAGGCTGCCCTTGCCAAGGCACTGATCCACGCCAAGAAGCAGGGCATCACCACGGTGACCATCACCCAGCGCCCGGCTCTGCTCCAATGCGTCGACAAGATCCTCGTGCTCAAGGAGGGCACTGTCGCCATGTTCGGGGAAAGGATCGAGGTGCTGCAGGCGCTGTCCAAGAACAACTGTAATAGTGGTCAACAAACACCGCGCATCGAAGGGTGA
- a CDS encoding helix-turn-helix transcriptional regulator, protein MFMTSSGMENTDQSRKLGSSGNTILVVANADLFSECMVEALAKKFPNCDVASVTSTKPMLEKDTGDLKLVLFYHIPAPELHEALQAARENHPETSVGLVVEAIDMLEPYVSRLVEARIIDGVLPLNLRLDVFMAAVDLLMKGGEHFPSALLNRLTNKNTQLEPSLYQTKSVDAARTNALKLRRDSISSLTTREVQILDLICKGTQNKIIADKLHLSENTVKVHVRNIYKKMNVRNRTEAASRFFNEHPASEDDMSGRWRN, encoded by the coding sequence ATGTTCATGACAAGCTCAGGAATGGAGAATACAGACCAGAGCAGGAAGTTAGGTTCATCGGGAAATACTATATTAGTGGTCGCCAATGCGGATCTGTTTTCGGAGTGCATGGTAGAGGCGCTGGCCAAGAAATTTCCGAACTGCGATGTCGCAAGCGTAACGAGCACGAAGCCGATGCTGGAAAAAGATACCGGCGATCTGAAGCTCGTTTTATTCTATCATATACCTGCGCCGGAGCTGCATGAAGCGCTGCAGGCTGCCCGCGAAAACCACCCGGAAACCTCTGTCGGACTTGTCGTCGAAGCGATCGACATGCTCGAACCCTATGTCAGCCGCCTGGTGGAGGCAAGGATCATCGACGGCGTCCTGCCCCTCAACCTGCGGCTCGATGTCTTCATGGCTGCGGTGGATCTGCTGATGAAGGGCGGCGAACATTTTCCGTCAGCCCTGCTCAATCGTCTCACCAACAAGAATACCCAGCTCGAGCCGTCGCTCTATCAGACAAAATCGGTCGATGCGGCGCGCACCAATGCGCTGAAGCTCAGACGCGACAGCATCTCTTCTTTGACCACCCGCGAGGTTCAGATCCTGGATCTCATATGCAAGGGCACGCAAAACAAGATCATCGCCGACAAGCTGCATCTTTCCGAAAACACCGTGAAGGTTCACGTCCGCAATATCTATAAAAAGATGAACGTCCGAAACCGCACGGAAGCCGCATCCCGTTTCTTCAACGAGCATCCCGCCAGCGAGGACGACATGTCCGGCCGGTGGCGCAATTGA